A region from the Corylus avellana chromosome ca7, CavTom2PMs-1.0 genome encodes:
- the LOC132186642 gene encoding AUGMIN subunit 7 produces MATRQMEEIQKKLATLNYPRANAPAQSLLFAGMERYALLEWLFFRLLGDKSPFSQQSQQGDTIVRDEETSRIQYLAEIAKFLGFTTTIDTEAIQVRGSYEDRTEMLRLIVDLVEASIYADSPEWSIDEQVNKDIQLIDSIAEKQAQIFFEECKLFPADVQIQSIYPLPDVSELESKLSEQSKILLNLQLKVDDLASKHAYNPNEEYAEVESQLRAHLESFLETARSFNMIYTKEIRPWTHMMEVPQLHGFGPAANRLLEAYKMLLKVFFFVVYWHVVSLVLCFSFYMAVIVNISLLGFF; encoded by the exons ATGGCAACGAGGCAAATGGAAGAAATACAGAAGAAACTTGCGACGCTGAATTACCCGAGAGCCAATGCTCCTGCGCAGTCTCTCCTCTTCGCTGGCATGGAGCGCTACGCCCTTCTCGAGTGGCTCTTCTTCCG ACTATTGGGTGATAAATCACCATTCTCGCAACAAAGTCAGCAAGGGGATACCATTGTTCGCGACGAAGAGACTTCTCGCATCCAAT ATTTGGCGGAGATTGCAAAGTTTCTGGGATTTACAACTACTATAGATACAGAAGCCATCCAA GTACGAGGAAGCTATGAAGATCGCACTGAAATGCTTCGTCTTATAGTTGATCTTGTAGAGGCAAGCATCTATGCTGATAGTCCAGAATGGAG CATCGATGAGCAGGTGAACAAGGATATACAACTTATAGATTCTATTGCAGAAAAACAAGCTCAAATATTCTTCGAGGAGTGCAAGTTGTTCCCTGCAGATGTTCAAATTCAATCAATATATCCACT GCCAGATGTTTCTGAGTTGGAGTCGAAGCTTTCAGAACAATCAAAGATACTATTGAATCTTCAACTAAAGGTTGACGATTTGGCATCAAAG CATGCTTACAACCCAAATGAGGAGTATGCAGAGGTGGAATCCCAATTGAGGGCACATTTGGAATCTTTTCTAGAAACTGCAAGATCATTCAATATGATTTACACCAAG gAAATTCGTCCTTGGACGCATATGATGGAGGTACCACAGCTCCATGGGTTTGGCCCTGCTGCCAATCGCTTATTGGAGGCATACAAGATGCTTTTGAAGGTATTTTTCTTTGTAGTTTATTGGCATGTTGTATCGTTGGTTTTATGCTTTTCCTTTTATATGGCTGTGATTGTGAACATCTCTCTATTAGGTTTcttttag
- the LOC132186643 gene encoding aspartic proteinase CDR1-like: protein MASHHSLFSSAAIVTTFFICLLYNLSITVEAVNGSFSVDLIHRDSPFSPFYDPSETPSQRVANALQRSITRVNHFKPTSSSSLSPNELPRPEIVAVGGEYLMKYSVGTPPVPVLGVADTGSDLIWLQCEPCTDCYNQTDPLFDPAESKTYRNVSCSASECQSLEGTSCSSLLSSSSSCEYSVSYGDSSYSHGDLAFDSLTLESNASVPVSLSNIVVGCGHNNAGTFTKKGSGVVGLGRGAASLVTQLGSSIGGKFSYCLVPTTSQAKNSSKLSFGSDAVVSGSGAVSTGLAPKRPDMHFYFLTLEAISVGNKTLEFDDSSPFGDSEENIIIDSGTTLTLFPEDFYSRFEAAMAEEIDLERVDDPDERLSLCYKSASDDIGVPNITAHFRGADMKLNPMNAFLRVSEELVCFAFVASERIYIFGNVAQFNYLVGYDTEANTVSFKPTDCTNLLLKKVRSVL from the exons ATGGCATCTCAtcactctcttttctcttctgcTGCGATCGTAACTACCTTCTTCATTTGTCTTCTTTACAACTTATCTATCACTGTAGAGGCTGTTAATGGCAGCTTCAGCGTGGATCTCATCCACCGCGATTCCCCATTCTCTCCCTTCTACGACCCTTCAGAGACTCCTTCGCAGCGCGTAGCAAACGCTTTGCAGCGTTCCATTACCCGCGTCAATCATTTCAAGCCAACTTCTTCATCATCACTCTCTCCCAATGAATTACCTCGACCAGAAATAGTTGCAGTCGGAGGCGAATACCTCATGAAGTACTCCGTCGGCACTCCGCCGGTCCCCGTCCTTGGCGTCGCCGACACCGGCAGTGATCTCATTTGGTTGCAGTGCGAGCCTTGCACCGACTGTTACAACCAAACAGACCCGCTTTTTGACCCTGCCGAGTCGAAAACATACAGAAACGTTTCTTGCAGTGCAAGCGAATGCCAGTCCTTGGAAGGAACCTCATGCAGCTcattattatcatcatcatcttcttgcgAATATTCAGTGTCTTATGGCGATAGTTCATACTCACATGGAGATCTTGCTTTTGACTCTCTCACGCTGGAATCGAATGCAAGCGTCCCCGTGTCTCTTAGTAATATCGTCGTAGGCTGTGGACACAACAATGCCGGAACCTTCACTAAGAAAGGCTCCGGCGTCGTTGGCTTAGGACGGGGTGCAGCTTCCCTCGTTACCCAATTGGGTTCTTCCATTG GAGGCAAGTTTTCTTACTGCTTGGTGCCGACAACTTCCCAAGCCAAAAACTCAAGCAAATTGAGTTTTGGTAGTGATGCGGTGGTTTCTGGGTCTGGAGCCGTTTCTACTGGCTTGGCCCCAAAAAGGCCGGATATGCATTTCTACTTTCTAACACTGGAGGCAATAAGCGTCGGCAATAAAACATTGGAGTTTGACGATTCTTCCCCCTTCGGAGACTCAGAGGAAAACATTATAATTGATTCGGGCACCACATTAACGCTATTTCCAGAAGATTTCTACTCCAGGTTTGAAGCGGCGATGGCAGAAGAGATTGATCTGGAGCGCGTTGACGATCCCGATGAAAGGCTAAGTCTTTGCTACAAGTCGGCATCGGATGATATAGGGGTTCCGAATATCACAGCGCATTTCAGGGGCGCAGACATGAAGCTGAATCCGATGAACGCCTTCCTGAGAGTAAGTGAGGAACTTGTGTGCTTTGCTTTCGTTGCTAGTGAAAGAATCTACATCTTTGGTAACGTGGCACAGTTTAACTACTTGGTGGGTTATGACACCGAGGCCAATACTGTGTCGTTTAAGCCAACCGATTGCACAAACctctt GCTTAAAAAGGTCCGATCTGTCCTGTGA
- the LOC132187464 gene encoding xylulose 5-phosphate/phosphate translocator, chloroplastic yields the protein MLTLNLTDLSSVTVSKSKHQCPINASSLLNPNLLNRTQLQRSLHHSALPSKRVSLVTQLGTKVSSLSKSHGYPLGLPSQIRDSGSKIGHLSRINACPSGFSSKPRSQIPRATSEANPDGESTVSDPKSNTKTLPLALVFGLWYFQNIVFNIYNKKVLNLFPFPWLLASFQLFVGSVWMLMLWSLKLQPCPKISKPFIVALLGPALFHTIGHISACVSFSKVAVSFTHVIKSSEPAFSVVFSSFLGDTYPLQVWLSILPIILGCSLAAVTEVSFNFQGLWGALISNVGFVFRNIFSKRSLQNFKEVNGLNLYGCISILSLLYLFPVAIFVEGSHWIQGYHTAIQAVGKPSTLYIWVLLSGVFYHLYNQSSYQALDKISPLTFSVGNTMKRVVVIVSTVLVFRNPVRPLNALGSAIAIFGTFLYSQATSASKKKVAEKKD from the coding sequence atgcttactTTGAATCTCACTGATTTATCCTCTGTCACTGTCTCCAAATCCAAACATCAATGCCCCATAAATGCCTCTTCACTTCTCAATCCGAATCTTCTCAACAGAACTCAACTCCAAAGAAGCCTACACCACTCGGCACTCCCCAGCAAACGCGTCTCTCTGGTCACACAATTGGGAACCAAAGTCTCCAGCTTAAGCAAAAGTCATGGCTACCCACTTGGCCTTCCTTCTCAGATCCGAGATTCAGGCTCCAAGATTGGCCATTTGAGCAGAATCAATGCATGCCCATCTGGGTTTTCTTCAAAACCCAGATCCCAAATCCCCAGAGCAACATCAGAAGCCAATCCTGATGGTGAAAGCACTGTATCTGACCCCAAGAGCAATACCAAGACCCTCCCGCTTGCACTTGTGTTTGGTCTATGGTACTTCCAGAACATTGTCTTCAACATCTACAATAAGAAAGTACTTAACCTCTTCCCATTCCCATGGCTCCTTGCCTCTTTTCAGCTGTTTGTCGGGTCTGTATGGATGTTAATGCTCTGGTCTTTGAAGCTCCAACCATGCCCGAAGATTTCGAAGCCATTCATCGTTGCACTACTTGGACCTGCATTGTTCCACACAATAGGCCACATCTCAGCCTGTGTTTCATTCTCTAAGGTGGCTGTTTCTTTCACCCATGTCATCAAATCCTCGGAGCCTGCCTTCTCGGTCGTATTCTCGTCATTCCTCGGCGATACCTACCCATTACAGGTCTGGCTCTCAATCCTCCCTATCATTCTTGGTTGCTCATTGGCTGCCGTTACCGAAGTGTCTTTTAATTTCCAAGGCTTGTGGGGTGCCTTGATTAGCAATGTTGGGTTTGTATTTAGGAACATTTTTTCGAAACGCAGTTTGCAAAACTTCAAAGAGGTTAATGGGTTGAATTTGTATGGTTGTATCAGTATACTTTCATTGCTGTATCTTTTTCCCGTGGCGATCTTTGTTGAAGGGTCTCACTGGATTCAAGGGTACCACACTGCTATTCAAGCTGTGGGGAAACCATCTACCTTGTATATATGGGTGTTGCTATCTGGGGTGTTTTACCATCTCTATAACCAATCGTCTTACCAAGCACTCGATAAGATTAGCCCTTTGACGTTCTCAGTTGGAAACACAATGAAGCGGGTGGTGGTGATAGTTTCTACTGTTTTGGTGTTCAGGAATCCGGTTAGGCCTCTGAATGCACTTGGATCTGCCATTGCGATATTCGGAACATTCTTATATTCGCAGGCCACATCAGcttcaaagaaaaaagtggCTGAAAAGAAggattga